One segment of Desulfovibrio litoralis DSM 11393 DNA contains the following:
- a CDS encoding RelA/SpoT family protein translates to MKKIQEILQTVEAYYPSADLELIKKVYDYASTAHDGQTRLSGEPYFFHPLAVAEILADLRMDEATICASLLHDTVEDTSHSIEDIDEAFGEEIADIVDGVTKISMLTFDSKEEQQAENIRKMILATSEDIRVLIVKLADRLHNMRTLEFQKPHKRVRISQETMDIYAPLANRLGLHRLKLELEDLSFRYLQPETFNTITKWIDENQADDAEYIAKVINILEDILVRHEIKGRVKGRTKHIYSIYRKMTSQSLRLEDMHDIIAFRVIVDDVSDCYAVLGYVHEIWTPVPGRFKDYISMPKANDYKSLHTTVLGPGAERMEVQIRTEDMDLLAENGLASHWLYKEGGRVRSKDIKQFNWLREMLDWQKLENDPKEFLRSLRSDLFKDEIYIFTPKGTVKELPEHATAVDFAYQIHTQIGDRCSGAKINNKLLPLSTPLKNGDVVEIITKETGHPNRDWLKFVKTAKARTRIQSYIRTEERSRSIALGQELLEKHGRRVGVNFHKLVKEADWAPVLKELNYRSLEDMISAVGYTKLSSSKILRFFVPKIEEKNVSQTDAPLSPHAKEKEKEKEKAQNKKLDTINITGVDGILVRYAKCCTPIVGDAIVGFISRGRGVTVHTADCLSLANAEVDRLITLSWEGQNNDPLPAKIRIIAVNSPGVLAQITTNLAEMGVNIDAGNFRSAEEGITEIDLTVVVKDVVQLYVVIDKVRHIPTVSEVVRLKGE, encoded by the coding sequence ATCAAAAAAATACAAGAAATTTTACAAACAGTAGAGGCATACTACCCTAGTGCCGACCTTGAACTAATCAAAAAAGTTTATGACTACGCCTCCACTGCCCACGATGGTCAAACACGTCTTTCCGGCGAACCGTATTTTTTCCACCCTCTTGCCGTTGCCGAAATCCTTGCCGATTTACGCATGGACGAAGCCACTATCTGTGCAAGTTTATTACATGATACAGTCGAAGACACTTCTCACAGCATAGAAGACATTGATGAAGCCTTTGGCGAAGAAATAGCCGATATTGTTGATGGTGTTACAAAAATCAGTATGCTCACTTTTGACAGTAAAGAAGAGCAACAAGCCGAAAACATTCGCAAAATGATCTTAGCAACCAGCGAAGATATTCGTGTACTTATCGTAAAGCTTGCTGATCGCCTACATAATATGAGAACTCTTGAGTTTCAAAAACCTCATAAAAGAGTGCGAATTTCTCAAGAAACAATGGATATTTACGCACCCTTAGCCAACCGCTTGGGTTTACACAGATTAAAACTTGAATTGGAAGACTTGAGCTTTCGCTATCTTCAGCCGGAAACCTTTAATACTATTACAAAATGGATAGACGAAAACCAAGCCGATGATGCAGAATATATTGCTAAAGTTATTAATATACTTGAAGATATTCTTGTAAGACACGAAATAAAAGGGCGTGTCAAAGGGCGTACAAAACATATTTACAGCATTTATCGAAAAATGACCTCTCAAAGCCTGCGTCTTGAAGATATGCACGATATTATTGCCTTTAGGGTAATTGTTGACGATGTTTCCGACTGTTACGCCGTCTTGGGCTATGTCCATGAAATTTGGACACCTGTTCCCGGACGTTTTAAAGACTATATCTCCATGCCTAAAGCTAATGATTATAAAAGCTTACATACAACCGTCTTAGGCCCTGGTGCTGAACGCATGGAAGTACAGATTAGAACCGAAGATATGGATTTACTTGCTGAAAACGGTTTGGCTTCCCACTGGCTCTATAAAGAAGGCGGAAGAGTAAGATCAAAAGATATTAAGCAATTTAACTGGCTTAGAGAAATGCTCGATTGGCAAAAGCTAGAAAATGATCCAAAAGAATTTTTGCGTTCTTTGCGGAGTGATTTGTTTAAAGATGAGATTTATATATTTACCCCAAAAGGAACCGTTAAGGAACTACCTGAACATGCAACTGCCGTTGACTTTGCCTATCAAATTCATACTCAAATCGGCGACCGTTGTAGCGGGGCAAAGATCAACAACAAACTGCTTCCTTTGTCTACTCCGCTAAAAAATGGCGATGTTGTTGAAATTATTACCAAAGAAACAGGACACCCCAACAGAGATTGGCTCAAATTTGTCAAAACCGCCAAAGCCAGAACTCGCATTCAATCTTATATCAGAACCGAAGAACGTAGCCGCAGTATCGCCCTTGGACAGGAATTATTGGAAAAACACGGACGCAGAGTTGGCGTAAACTTTCATAAACTTGTCAAAGAAGCAGATTGGGCTCCGGTTTTAAAAGAGCTTAACTACAGAAGCCTCGAGGATATGATTTCCGCCGTTGGGTATACTAAACTTTCATCATCAAAAATATTGCGATTTTTTGTTCCAAAAATAGAAGAAAAAAATGTTTCGCAAACAGACGCCCCGCTTTCTCCTCACGCTAAAGAAAAAGAAAAGGAAAAAGAAAAAGCACAAAACAAAAAGCTTGATACTATCAATATCACGGGCGTTGATGGAATTTTGGTGCGTTATGCTAAGTGTTGCACGCCTATTGTCGGTGATGCCATTGTTGGTTTTATTAGCCGAGGACGAGGCGTAACCGTACACACAGCCGACTGTCTTAGCCTTGCCAATGCTGAAGTTGACAGGTTAATCACCTTAAGTTGGGAAGGGCAAAACAACGACCCTTTACCGGCAAAAATACGTATTATCGCCGTGAACTCTCCGGGAGTTTTAGCTCAAATTACTACGAACCTAGCTGAAATGGGCGTAAATATTGATGCGGGAAACTTTCGCTCAGCCGAAGAAGGAATTACGGAAATCGATTTAACCGTTGTTGTCAAAGATGTTGTTCAATTATATGTAGTTATTGATAAAGTACGACATATTCCAACTGTTTCCGAAGTTGTGCGTTTAAAGGGCGAATAA